The Eleutherodactylus coqui strain aEleCoq1 chromosome 6, aEleCoq1.hap1, whole genome shotgun sequence genome window below encodes:
- the LOC136633559 gene encoding olfactory receptor 10A3-like, whose protein sequence is MAKGNRTTMEFIFISFSNVPELQYFLFTLFLCIYCISLAAHMFLIVVYNLSSNLHTPMYFFLVNFSFLEECYISTITPNMLKNLLSNHKSITFYGCAVQMYCFLLFASTECYLLAAMAYDRYNAICHPLLYNVIMSRNACIKLIVYSWLIGLMVAIIQTFLTFSLPFCGPNKINHFYCDIPPIMALACSDTQFNEIVTFIIVLPLVVGAFLLTIVSYTWIIWTIIKYHSAAGVKKAFSTCTSHLIVVTIFYGPASIMYLRPKSTYGTDMDKFISLMFTVISPLLNPFIYSLRNNDVKYAVRKMMHDIKIGQP, encoded by the coding sequence ATGGCTAAAGGAAACCGTACAACCATGGAATTTATTTTTATATCATTTTCCAATGTTCCGGAATTGCAGTATTTCCTATTTACTTTATTTCTTTGTATCTATTGTATATCTCTGGCtgcacatatgtttttaattGTCGTCTATAACCTTAGTTCAAACCTTCATACtcctatgtatttttttcttgttaACTTCTCATTTTTAGAAGAATGTTACATTTCAACGATTACACCCAACATGTTAAAAAATCTCCTATCAAATCATAAAAGCATCACTTTCTATGGCTGTGCCGTGCAAATGTACTGTTTTTTGTTATTCGCATCTACAGAGTGCTACTTGCTGGCAGCCATGGCTTATGACCGATATAACGCCATATGCCATCCATTATTATATAACGTGATTATGAGTAGAAATGCTTGTATTAAGCTTATCGTGTACTCATGGCTCATTGGTTTGATGGTTGCCATAATACAGACATTTCTTACATTCTCCTTACCTTTTTGTGGACCCAATAAAATCAACCATTTTTACTGTGACATTCCACCTATAATGGCCTTGGCATGTAGTGACACACAGTTTAATGAAATTGTCACTTTTATAATTGTCCTTCCACTGGTTGTAGGTGCCTTTCTATTAACAATCGTTTCATATACATGGATCATTTGGACAATTATAAAGTACCATTCCGCAGCAGGGGTTAAGAAAGCTTTCTCCACCTGTACATCTCACCTCATAGTGGTGACTATATTTTATGGACCCGCTAGTATAATGTATTTGAGGCCTAAGTCAACTTATGGTACAGATATGGACAAGTTTATATCACTCATGTTTACTGTTATTTCACCATTGTTAAATCCCTTTATTTACAGTTTAAGAAATAATGATGTGAAATATGCTGTAAGAAAAATGATGCATGACATAAAAATAGGACagccataa